One genomic segment of Musa acuminata AAA Group cultivar baxijiao chromosome BXJ3-3, Cavendish_Baxijiao_AAA, whole genome shotgun sequence includes these proteins:
- the LOC135632834 gene encoding V-type proton ATPase subunit c1-like, whose amino-acid sequence MSTFSGDETAPFFGFLGAAAALVFSCMGAAYGTAKSGVGVASMGVMRPELVMKSIVPVVMAGVLGIYGLIIAVIISTGINPKAKSYYLFDGYAHLSSGLACGLAGLSAGMAIGIVGDAGVRANAQQPKLFVGMILILIFAEALALYGLIVGIILSSRAGQSRAD is encoded by the exons ATGTCGACATTCAGCGGCGATGAGACTGCCCCCTTCTTCGGGTTCCTCGGAGCCGCCGCTGCGCTCGTATTCTCGT GCATGGGGGCGGCGTACGGGACGGCGAAGAGTGGAGTCGGGGTGGCGTCGATGGGAGTGATGCGGCCGGAGCTTGTGATGAAGTCCATCGTGCCCGTTGTTATGGCGGGAGTGCTCGGGATCTACGGCTTGATCATCGCAGTGATTATTAGCACAGGCATTAATCCCAAGGCCAAGTCGTATTACCTCTTCGATGGGTATGCACACCTCTCCTCGGGGCTTGCTTGTGGCCTCGCTGGCCTTTCTGCCGGGATGGCCATTGGGATCGTTGGGGATGCTGGAGTCAG GGCAAACGCTCAGCAGCCAAAGCTTTTTGTGGGCATGATTCTTATTCTCATTTTCGCGGAAGCTCTTGCACTGTATGGTCTCATTGTTGGTATCATTCTGTCTTCTCGAGCTGGTCAATCTCGGGCAGACTAA